The nucleotide window CCATGGGCCGGAGGAGTGGTGACGCTCCAGATGATGGCATCACCATTGGCATCGCTGCCGTTCAAAGTCGTGGTGGAGGCCATGCCATCCTTGACGGCATTGAGCGAGGTCGAGACACCCTGCGCGATCACAGGAGCGCTGTTCGGCGGCGGAGTGGTGGAGACAGCCACGCCGGGATTGCCAAGTGTGGCCACCTCCGAAGCGGTCATCGCGCCGTCCCAGATCGCGACCGCTCCCACGTTCATCGCCTTGTTCTCGCTGTCATTGTCCGCGAACAACAACACCTGCGAATCGAGCGCGTAGTGACTGTCCACCGCCTGGCTGGTGTGGGTGGAGAAAAGAGCGCCATTCACATAAACCTTGAAGAAGCCCCCCAGATCCACCGTGATCACCACCCGCTTCCACTTCGTGTCGTCAATCGCCGGGGAATAGACGAGCTCCGCGGTGCCCATCTTCTTGTCCGTGTTCCGGATGAAGTATTCGCCGTCCGAGGTGTTCCCGGTGTCCGTCTGATAAAAGCAACGCCACTGGTTCCGGCTCGCGCTGGGCGAGAACACATCGAACATCAGCGTATATTCGTTCACCTTGGTGCCGCCGCCGTTCGGAGCGATGCCATGGGCGAGCTTCAGGCGGTTCGCAGGGCCGACCACCGTGGTGATGGCACCGGACAAACTCGTGGTCCCATCGCTGAGCGTGGTGTTGTAGGTAGGGGCCGTACCTTCGATTACCAGATTGGGAGCGGCCGCTCCACCGACAGTGACGCCGGGAAAGGCGCCTCCGGAGGCGGGACTGGAGAATTCCCAATATCCCTTCAACTGGGCGGCATGGGAAAAGCCTGCGGCGGCCAAAAGCGTGGCAGCAGACCATAGCGGACGGAACAGAGCGGAGCGGAGCATGACGATGACGCGGAAGCGGGAAGACTACCCTCGCATCCTCTCTTTATTCCCTCAGTGACGACAATGGCGGCGCGGCAAGAGTCATTGAGGGAATCGCAACCGGCTTGCCCCATCTCCGTCACCCGGAAAAGCTGGACACGATTGTGACGTGCAGTCCGTATCCCGAAAGGATCGCCATGAACCCCGCCCATCCCTGCCCCGCCGCACAGCCGTTTCCACCGCCTTGCTGTTGCTGGCGCTCGCCTGCCCCGCCCATGCCCACGCCGCACATGGCGAGGCCGCGGGATTCACGACGGGCTTCGGCCACCCATGGTCCGGCTGGGACCACATCCTCGCCATGATCGCGGTGGGTCTGTGGGGCGCGCAACTGCGGAAACCCGCCGTGTGGGTGCTGCCGGTGGCATTCCCTCTGGTGATGGCATTCGGCGGCTTTCTCGGTCTGATCGGCACTCCGCTGCCGGGAACGGAGATTGGCATCGCGCTCTCCGCGATCCTGCTGGGCGCGGCGGTCGCCTTCGAGGCCCGCCCTCCGCTGTGGGTGGCCGCACTTCTGGTCGGCATCTTCGGACTCTTCCATGGTCACGCCCACGGCACCGAACTGCCGGAAGGCCAGAACGGTCTTCTCTACAGCCTTGGCTTCGTGATCGCCACCGGCTGCCTCCACGGCGTGGGCATCACCATCGGCCTGATCCACAAATGGAAGGGCGGCCAAATCGCCCTTCGTGCCTCCGGGGTCGCGATTGCCTTGGCCGGCTTCTGGTTCGCGAAGGAAGCGCTGGCATGAAGCGTCCTTCCCTGATCCCGGTCATCGCCGCCTCGTTGCTGGGAACAGGCGCGGCCAACGCGCACGTGATCACCACCGGCTTGGGACCGCTCTATGACGGTGCGACCCATCTCGCTCTCTCGCCGGAAGACTGTGTGCCGCTGGTGGCGCTGGGCCTTTTCGCCGGCCTGCGCGGACCGGATGCGGCACGCCGCGCCTTTTTTGTCATCCCTGCGGCTTGGTTGGCGGGCGGCTGGCTGGGACTTTCGGGCGGCATGGCTCCGGCGTTCCCCATCGCTGCGGCATCATTCCTTGTACTCGGACTGCTGATTGCCACCGACTGCAAAATGAAGCCCGCCTGGGTGGCGGCGCTGGCCGGGCTCATCTCCGCCACCCACGCCTGGCTCGATGGTGTGGCGGTGCGTGCGGAAGGCGGCGAACACCTCGGCACCCTCGGTGGCGCGATCACCGCCACCGTGTTTTTTCTGCTTTCCGCCGGACTTGTGCTGGCACTGAAGCCCGGGTGGACCCGCATCGTGGTGCGCGTGCTCGGCAGTTGGATCGCCGCCACCGGCCTGCTCATGGCCGGATGGTGGATCCACACGTCAAAGCCGAGGCCACCGAAACCGCCTCAGGGTGCGGCCAGAGCCTCGATTTTCTGGCGCGCTTCGGCAGCCTTGTCCGCCTGTCCGGCCTTGTCGGCAGCCGCAGCCAGCCCTTTCAGCGAGACAAGATCAGCCGGGAAAGCCCTGAGGGCACCCTCATAGGACTCGACCGCATCCGCCGCTTTCCCCGCTGCAAGCTGGCAGGCCCCGACATGGGAGGCCATCGGAGTCAACAGTGCGGGCGGCAGCATCATCGTGGCACGCGTCTGGCGGTCGGCGGCGGCGCGGAACCAGTTGTAGGCCGAGCCTTGGCCGGGCTTCGGCCCCGCCATCGCGATCCTGCCGCGCAACTCGGTGGCCAATACCTCCAAGGCCCGGAAGGAACGCGCCCACATCGAACGCTCACCGGAAAGGTGCGACACCTGCTGGACGCGGGCGAAGGCTTCGCCATGGTTGCTCAGCAGTTCCGCGACATCGGAGGCTTCCTTGATCTTGCCCTCATCGAGCAACCGCAGGCCTTCGAGATCGAGGCGCAGCCCGTCGAGATACCACCGCGCCAGCGAACGGTCCACATAGACAGTGAAGTCGGCGGCGGACGGCAGCGAGGCCAATGCCTTGGCGGCATCCCCCTTTTCCCCGCGGCTCATCAACAAGCGCGCGGGCAGGGTCTTCGCCTCCCACAGCAGCATCCGTCCGCCACCCGAGGCGGCCCGCTCGACGGGCACCTTCTTGGCCGCGAGCGCGGTGGCCGCTGCCAGCGCGGTATCGAAATCCCCCTTGGAAGCAAGCGCCACGACCCGATAGCACTCCGCCACCACCCAGCCCGGGCAATCGAGCGCCGTGACCTTGTTGGCGGTCATCCATGCTTCGTAGAGGGCGGACGCACGTGCGAAAGCGGCGACGGCCTTCGTGTGATTGCCAGTACGCCATTCATAGTGGCCGAGCAGTTGGAAGTACGGCGGATAGTCCGGTGCCAGCTCGCACAGCTTCCGTGCCATCGGCAATGACGGTGTGAGATCGGGAGCTTCGGCGCGGATCGTGAGCAGCGCATTCAGCAGCACGGTGCTGTCCGGATAACGCGCGAGCAATCCCTCCAACAGCTTCTCCGAACGCTCCTGATCGTCGGTGGGCTTGTCGAACTCATCGTAGCCACCGCGGCCGAAGAGGGCGGCGAACATCTTCGCCTGCACGTCGTTCGGAAACTTCTCTGAGAGCTTGCGGAAGGCATCCGCCGCGCTGGCCGGGCCTTCCTTGAAATACTGGATCACTCCGAAGGCATAGCCGCGCTCCAGTTCATTGCCCGCGCCCTCGTCCACCAGCGTCAGCAGGCGCTCCATCGCAGCATCGCGTTGCGCGGTCGTTTCCGGATTCGGAGCGATCATTGCGATCACCAGCCCCCAGTGGGCGAGCAGGCACTTCGGGTCGCGCTTGACGGCAGCGGCGAAGTGGCGGGTGGCTTCGAATTCCCAGCCGCCATGCAGGTGATCGAGCCCCTGGACCACGTGGGCCTGGGTCTCTTCGTCAATGGCCGTAACAGCCATCTTCAAGCCGCCCTGGAAAGTGTTGAGAGCGGGCTCGGGCAGCGCCGCCACGGACGCCGGGATCATGTCCTCGACGGTGGGGTCCTTGTGGGGCGCGGGTGGGGCTTCTTCCTTCGGCTTGGAGGGCTCTTTCGGCTCCTTCTTGTCCGCGGCCGCCGGTTTCGCGGGGGAGACCGGTTTGGCCGGAGCCGCTTTTTCAGCACCGACCGCGAGTGCCGGAACCAGCAGGAAAGTCGAAATCCAACGGATCATGCGCGGACGATGCCGCCCGCCGTGGTGCCGGTCCAACAAAATGACGCTGGAACGGGCGGCACGCACGCCGCTAGATTCCGCGCCATGAAGCTCGGCGTCATCGGATGTGGCAAAATGGGCACGGCCCTCGTGCAGGGAGCCGTGAAAGCGGGAGCGGTGACGGCGGAAGACATCCGCGGTTGCGACCCGGTGGCCGCGGCGCTGGAAGCCTTCACGGCAGCCACCGGCGCGCAGACCGCCGCGGATGCCGCCGAAATCGGCGCGACCTGCGATACCATCCTGCTGGCCACCAAACCCCACGACGTGGCCGCCGCCCTGAAGCTGGCCGCGAAAGGGGCTGACGGCCAGCCGCGGCTGGTGATTTCCATCGCCGCAGGCCTGACTCTCACCACCCTCCAGGACAGCGCTCCGGAAAACTTCCGTATCATCCGCACCATGCCGAACACCCCGGCGATGGTCGGCCAGGGCGCCACCGCCTTCTGCCGTGGAGCGAATACCACGGCGGAGGATGCCGCGCTGGCGATGCAATTACTCAGTTCCGTGGGCCACACCATCGAGGTACCGGAACGACTCATCAATGCCGTCACCGGCGTCTCCGGCAGCGGGCCCGCCTACATCTATCTCATCATCGAAGCCCTCGCCGATGGTGGCGTGAAAGCCGGACTCGGCCGCGCGGATGCCATCAAGCTGGCCGCCCAGACCGTGCTGGGAGCCGCCGCCATGGTCATGGAGACCGGCCTGCATCCCGCGGTTCTAAAAGACATGGTCACTTCGCCCGGCGGCACCACCATCGCCGCGCTGGCGGAAATGGAGAACCACGGCGTGCGCGCCGCCATGATCGCTGCCGTGGACGCCGCCGTGCGCCGCGCGGACGAACTCGGTGGATCCTGACCCATCCAAGCTCCTGATAGGATTTCTCTTTCCCGCACTCATTCCCCGTTCCTATTCTCCCGCCATGTCCCCGAGGTCATTGATCGCGCTCGCCGGCACCGCCGCCCTGCTTGTTTCCTGCGGTAACAAAAACGAGGGGCCGCCGCTCGCCTCCCACGCGCCGAAGTCCAACAGCGAAAGCGAAGGGATCTACTGGCAGGCGAAGAAGGCGGATGACGCCGGTGACCGGGAAAAAGCGATCAAGCTCTACGACGAAGCCGCCGACCGCTCCGTCTATGCCCAGAATTCCGCCCAGGCCCGTTTCCGCCAGGCTCAGCTCCTCGAACAGAAGGGCGACCTGGTGAACGCCTTCAAGGCCTATCAACAGTTCGTGGTCGGCTATCAGGGCAGCGGCCTCTACACCAAGGCGCTCGAACGCCAGGTGGTCATCGCCGACTCCGCCGCCAACGGCGTGATCAAAACCAGTTTCCTCGGCCTGAAATCCGGCCTGTCCCGCGAAAAGGTCGTGGAGATGCTGGAGGAGGTCCGCAACAACGCACCCAAGTCCGCGGTCGCGGCCCACGCCCAGTTGAGCCTCGGCCAGCTTTACGAAAAGCAGAAGAAGGACAAGGAAGCCATCGAAGCCTACAAGAAGGTCGTCAGCGACTATCAGGACCGCTCCGAAGCCGCCGAAGCCCAGTTCCGCGTGGCACGGGTCTATATCAATCAGGCCGAGCGCGGAAACCAGAACCAGGCCACCATCAATCTCGCCCGCGAGGCGCTGCAGGACTACCTCAACCAGTATCCGAACCACCACCGCGCCGGTGAAGCCCGCCGTCTGATGGCGGATCTGGGTGGCCGCAGTGTGCAGCGCTCCTTCGACGTCGCGGAATTCTACCTCAAGACGAAGGAATACGAATCCGCGAAGGTTTACTACCGCGAGGTGGTCAAGCGTGCCGGTGGCAATCCCCTGGGCCAGAAGGCCAAGAGCCGCCTCGCCGAACTCGGCGAGCACTGAACGCCCTGACCGCCTTTTCCTGAATCCCGGCCTCCCTTCCCGATCATGATGCGTGCCCTCGCCGTTCTCGCCGCCGCCGCCCTCACCTCCTGCGCCGGCTACCAGCTCGGCGGGGTGAAGCCTGCCTCGCTCGCCCGGATCAAGACGATCCAGGTGCCGATGTTCAAAAACGACACCCAGCACCCGCGGGCCGAGGCGATCGCCACCTCCGCCGTCGCCAGCGCGCTGGCCCAGGACGGCACCTACAAGATCGCCACGCTGGACAAGGCCGATGCCATCCTCGAGGGCCGCATCCGCCGCATCGACTACATCCAGATCCGCGGCGAGCGCCTCGACACGCTGCGTCCGCTGGAACTCCAGACCACGGTCACCTTTGCCTGGAGCCTGAAGGACGCCAAGGACCCGTCCAAGGTACTCGCCACCGGCTCCGCCGTCGGCACCAGCCAGTTCTTCGTGGACGCGAATCTCCAGACCTCCCGCAACAACGCCCTGCCGGATGCCATGGAGCGCGCGGCGGACAGCCTGGTCTCCCGCATCGCCAACGGCTACTGAGCCGCCCTGATGGATTCCTCCGACAATGCTTCATCCCCCACCGCACAGCCTGCGGCGGGAGGACGCGTGATTTTCGTCCCAACCCCGATCGGGAACCGGGACGACCTCACGCTCCGCGCGCTGGAGGTCCTGAAAAACTGTGACCGGATCGCCTGCGAGGACACCCGCCACTCCGCCCCCCTGCTCCAGCACCACGGGATCGCCTTCAAGCCGCTGGTCTCGCTCCACGAGCACAATGAGATCCGCCGCATCCCGGAACTGATCGCCGCCGCCCAGGCCGGGGAAACCATCGCCGTGGTCACGGATGCGGGCATGCCCGGCGTCTCCGATCCCGGCTACCGTTTCGTCCACGCCTGCATCGAGGGCGGAGTACCCTTCGAGGTATTGCCCGGCCCTTCCGCCGTGCTCACCGCGCTGATCGGCTCCGGCATGCCTTGCCACGCCTTCCGGTTCGGCGGCTTCCTGCCGGTGAAGTCCGGCCGCCGCCGCCAGGCGCTGGAAGAGGCGCTGGCCTCGGGCGAGACCGCCATTTTCTTCGAATCCCCGCACCGTCTGACGGGCACGCTGGAGCTGCTGGCGTCCTTTTCCCCGGACGCCACCGTCTGCGTGGCCCGGGAGTTGACCAAGAAATTCGAGACCTACCACCGGGGCACCGCAGCCGAATTGTCGGCGCACTTTGCAAATCACCCGCCGAAGGGGGAAATCGTGTTCCTGCTCCACGCTCCCGCCTAACCGTTGGGGGAGCTATTGGACCTTGACGTTAGGGGCCGTCGCCGGGTCTTATGCGGCAACTCCCACAAGCATGTCGTCTTCCCACAGTTCCGGTTTGCAACGCGCGGCCCGCTCCGCCCGCATGGTCCTGCCCCTGACCTTCGCGGCTGCGGCTCTCTCCACCACCGCCCTGCGCGCCCAGGACTTCGAGGGCAAGACCATCAGCGAAGTTTCCATCCGCTACGTCGGCCCGAAGACGGTCGATGAAGCCCGCATCCGCAACTCGATGTCCTCCGCCGCCGGCCAGCAGTACCGCACGGAGAAAATCGACAGTGACATCAAGTCCCTCTATGGCTCCGGCCTCGTGGAAGACGTGCGCTTCCTCGCCGAACCGCAGGGCGACCGCGTGAAGCTCATCGCCGAGGTCCGCACCCGCTCCACCGTGAGCGGCGTCGGCTTCGTCGGCAACAGCACCTTCTCCGACGCGAAGCTCGCCAAGGAAACCAAGCTCAAGTCCGGCGGCATCCTCAGCGACGCCGCCATCGTGGAAGCCAAGCGCAATCTCGAGAAATACTACCAGGGCTACGGCTACCCGGACGTCGCGATCTCCTACCGCACCCAGCCGAGCGCCGGTGGCGCCGACCTGATCTTCGTCATCGACGAGGGCAGCAAGAACGAGATCCACAAGATCCGCTTCGAGGGCAACACCGCCTTCACCGACGCCGAGCTGCGCAAGAACATGAAGACCAAGCCGAAGGGTCTTCTCTCCTTCCTCACCAAGTCCGGCCGCTTCGAAACCGGCAAGCTCGACGAGGACGTCGAGTCCGTCCTCGATTTCTACCGCAGCCACGGCTACCTCCGCGTGAGCAGCCCCGGCCTGCGCCGCGATCCCGCCGGCAATGACAAGGTGGACATCGTCATCCCGATCGTCGAGGGCGACAAATACACCGTCGCGGGCGTGGGCTTCGGCCACATGAGCGTCTTCAAGCCCGAGGAACTCTACCCGGCGCTGACCCTCAACGGTGGTGACGCGTATTCCTCCAAGAAGATGCGCGCGGACATCACCATGATCCGCAGCTACTACGGTTCCCGTGGTTACGCGGACGCCACCGTCGTCCCGGACATCAGCGACGCCGGTCCGAACCAGGTCAAGATCATCTACCGCATCACCGAAGGCAGCCGCTTCCGCGTGGGTGACGTCCATATCGAGGGCAATACCAAGACCAAGGACAAGGTCATCCGCCGCGAAGTCCCACTCAAGCCGGGCCAGTGGTTCAACTCGGTGGACCTCGATGTCACCAAGTCCCGCCTCCAGAACCTCCAGTATTTCTCGGACGTGCAGGTGAACGGCAACTCCGGAAGCAACGCCGGATACCGTGACGTGAACATCCTCGTGGAAGAGAAGAAGACCGGCTCCGTCGGCGTCGGCGTGGGCTTCAGCTCCATCGACAGCATCGTCGGCTTCATCAACCTGGAGCAAACCAACTTCGACCTCTTCAACCCGTGGAGCTTCACCGGTGGCGGCCAGCGCTTCGGCATGAACCTGCGTCTTGGCAGCACCCGCACCGACTTCAGCCTGTCGCTGGTCGAGCCGTGGTTCATGGACCGCCAGCTCTCCCTCGGCGGCGAGCTGTTCTACCGCGATTCGAACTACTTCAGCGACTTCTACGACCAGAAGAACGTGGGTGCCTCGATCTTCCTCCGCCGCCCGCTCGGCGAAAAGGGTGCGGTGAAGGTGGAATACAAGCTCGAGCAGGTCTCGGTCGATCTCGACCCGAGCGTGGCCGTGCTTTCCAACAAGTCCGTGCTCGCCGGCGGCCCGCCGTCCCAGTTCCTGCTGGATCAGGGCGACTTCATCCGCAGCGCGCTGACCGCCGAATATGTCTATGACAGCCGCGACAGCAACCTCCTCGCCCGCAGCGGTGAGAAGCTGAGCGCGAGCGTGACCCTCGCCGGCCTCGGCGGTGACGTGGACATCGTCTCCACCTCCTTCCAGGGCCAGAAATACTGGAACCTGTGGGGTGACAGCATCCTCTCGCTCAACGGCGAACTCGCCTTCGTGGACGCCCTCAGCGGTCGCGTGCCGATCTTCGACCGCATGTTCCTCGGCGGTGGCCGCACCCTGCGCGGCTTCGAGTTCCGCGACGTGGGTCCGCGCGATGCCGCCACCGGCGAAGTCATCGGCGGCCGCTCCCTCGCCTACCTCGACACCGAATACACCATCCCGATCATCGAGAACGTCCGCGCCGCGGTGTTCTACGACATGGGCTTCGTGAACTCCGGTTCGTGGGATCTCGACCCGAGCGACATCTACAGCGATGTGGGTATCGGTATCCGCCTCAAGCTCCCGATCAGCCCGCTGCCACTCGCCCTCGACTACGCCATCCCTCTTCAGGTGCCGGACCAGAAGGCGGACAATGGCGGCCAGTTCAACTTCTCGCTCCAGTACCAGTACTAAGCCAAGGCAGGTTTTTCGAAAAGCCGGTTCCCTCTCGGGAACCGGCTTTTTTATTGGTCCGGGAGCGATGCGACGGTTTTCATCCCGCAATGGCGAGACGTTTCCTCCAGCTCCTGCCCTGTCTTCTGCTCAGCTCCATCGGCATCGCGAAGCCCCTGAAGCCGGACGTCGACAAGTTGATCGACCCCGATACCCAGGAGGCGGAGATCCGCCGGGTGCTGGATGCATCCAAAAGCGACGCCCTCACCTCCTACCGCCTCCACTGGAGCCCTCAATTTCACGAAGCCCCGCCCCTCATCGTGCTTGCAGCAGACAATGGGTGGTCCCGGATTTCTTCCTCTTTCGAGGACTATCCTCCGGTGGAAAATCCAGCGGAGCTCTTCGGCGAGGACCGGGTGGCAGGTAGGATTCCCGGGCTGAGCCGCCCCAGCTTGGCTCCCCTGAACGACGTCCGAGTGCATGTTTTCGACCGGCAGGGAAACACTCCTGCCGCTTGGAAAGACCGCGGCTTCGGCGTCAGCGGCTATCTCTGCGACTTCAACAACGACGACACCCTCGATCTGGCCGAAGTCGAAAACCATGATCTTTTCGTCAACAACCGGCAGCATGAAATTTCGGTGGTGACGATCACCACGATCGAAGCCAACCCACGGATGCTTGGACAGATCGTCTTCAACTGCCGTCCCAGTGATGCGGAAGGCGAAGACGACTGGACCGTGTCCTGCGAGCATCTCGATCAGGAAGGATCGCCCGTGCTTTCCTTCGGCCCATCCGGCGGTCGCAACGAACGCGAACACCATCAATTCCTGATTCATTGGGATTCACAGAAAAAGGAATTCGCGATTCTCCAGGCACCGGAAGACGAGCCTTCCCACCGCCACCTCCGGCTTCTTGGCTCCAAGGAGGCTCTCGACTCGTTCGCCAAGGGAAACGGGCTCGGCTATCCGGTCCGGCCCTCATCGGAGCAACGGGAGAAACTCCCCACTCCCCAGAAACCCTACGAGTTCCGCTCCCTGAAGGACTCTCCCGATCAGGATTTGCTCTCTTTTTTCAAAGGCAAACCGCGCAACAACGACCGCTTCGAGCGTGGCTCGCCTCTTTCTCTTCCCGAGAATTTCTGGCACCTCGACCCAAAGGAGGCGGCTCTCGCCCTCGTCAAAGCCAACAGCGATTCCACCCAACGTTTCCGCTGGCAACTGGCGGTGGATGCCCGCCCGCCCGCAGCTCCGCCCACGAGCGGTTGGCTGGTTTTCGATGGCAGCTCCGCCCCTTGTTACAGCTTCAGCACGGCCGGCATCGCCCTCCGCTTCGGGGTGTCGGACTCGTGGCTGCTGGTTAAGGAATCCAATCACCAGGGCGGTGTCGGAGCGGACGCCTTCGTGGATAGCCCGGCCTACCGGGTTCAGATCATCCCCTTGTCCCTGGCTGAGGGCCGCTTTCTGGCCGACACGATCTACTGGATGAACCGTATCCGTTCCGTCGATACTCTTCTTCCCGCGGAACGCAACCAGCCTGGCCGCTTCCAAAGCAGCGCCGATGGCTTCGGAACCCTCTCTCTTTTCCCCGATGGCATGCCTGCGGAGAAAGTCGCCACCGGCACGGTGACTTTGTTCCAATCCACCGCCACCGTTGGAACCGGCTACGATCGTCAGAGCTTCCTCAATCTCACTTCCTGGCTTCTCAAGCGCGCATTGCCCGGGCACCTGAAGGATCGTTGGCAACAAACCGATCCCATCGAACCCCGTAGTTTGATGACTCCCCTCAAGGAACGGCTGGCCGAAAGACAATCAGCGGAATCGAGGAAACAACTCGAATCCACCATCCTAACCATCCTCCGCCGCCATGCCTCGGATTCCATACCGGCATCCGTTCTCGCAGAGCTTGTCGGCTATGCAGGCGAAGAAAGGCTGGTCGGTCTCGTGGAAGAACTGAAGACCCTACAGGCCACGTTGAAACCGGAAACGGCCGAAGAACGCGAACTCGCGGAACTCGATCGGAAGTTCGCCCCGAATGGCCTCGATCTCCCCTTCGATGGCGAAGAGAAGCCCGCGGATGCAAAGCTCCGGCAACGGCGCGAAACGCTCCAATCGAAATACGAGTTCCATCCCTCGCACACGCTTCGAAAGCCTGTCGGGTCGGCCCTTCGCCAACTCCGGATGGCCCGCGATCCGGGCCTCCTGATGAAGGAAGGCGCCAAACAAGAAGCGCTGTCCTATTGGGCGCTCAAGGTGCTCCAGTTCGACTATCCGGAAATCCATGCGGAAATCCTGATCGAGCGCTTCCACAAGGAAGAACTGGCCGACCGCCGCAGCATCTTCAGGGTCCTGGCCTCATCGAAGCCCGCGAAGGCCGCGGAACTGGTCACATTCATGACACCAGCACAGCAACGGGATCTTGCTCCGGAGCTGACCGATTTCGAACTGGAGAATACTCCGGAGGCCGCCTTGAAGCGCGTCCCCGATCTTCTGAAAATCCTCGCGGACAGGAATCGGGAAATACTCACCCGGCAAAAGGCCATGGCCAGCCTTGCGAAGCTCACGCTCTCGTCTGGCGATGAAGCGGAATGCGAACGTCTCCTGCTCCGGGAACTGGATGATCCGCAGAAGGCCCAGTTTGGATCGACTACTCTTCCAGATGCGGTGGAGGCCTTATCCCATCTCCCCAACGCCTCCAAGCACCTCAAACGGATAGAGGGACTTCCGACCAAGGAATTCCGCATGGCGGACATCGTGATGGATGCCGTCAGCCGGGCCAGCATGGGTCGGCAGGACCGGCAGGATCACCTGTTGCGATTGATCGGACCCAGGTTTGAGAAAAACGAGAATCTCAACAACGATCTGTTTTGGACGGTGCTGGCCTTCGATCTCAGATCCCTGGCACCCAAGCTCGTCGATCTGGCGACTGAAAACAGCAGCATCGAAGATGGCTACGGAGCGAATATCTTCAGCGGCGGAACCCCCATCAACGCAGCGGGCCACCATTTCCATGCGGCCCGCATCATCACCGCGCTTTGGAAGGAAACCGATCCGGAAACCCTCGCGCGCATGTGGACTGCGCTCGCATTGGCAGAGCGCCTCAGCGGCGATGACCGTGACGTGGCATCGGTTTCCGGATCGCTCGAAAGCCGCACCAAACAGGCTTTGCTTCGCATTCCTCCGGAAAAGCGCCAGCTGCTGGTGGAAGGATTGATCACCGCGGCCGGCATGGATGACTACAATGCCGCCACCATCGTGTGGCTGGGAAAACTCGCGAAAGAAGGATCGTAACTGAAGTCGTGAGACTTCAGGCAGGGTGCAATCCCGAGGTCGCCCGCAATAATTTCACTTCGCGATGATCTCCACCGGCGTCTGATCCGCCAATCGCAGCCCCTGCCCTTCCACGCTCCGCTTCACATAACCTAACAGAACCCTGCGGGCATTCGCGACAATCGGCGAGACGCTGGTGATCACTCCGGCTTCAGTTCCCTCAGCTGTGAGCAATGCATCCCCCGCCACACAAGCCACGGACTCCGGCACCACCAGCTTCGTAAGCCGACGATTCACCTTCCCCGCCGACTTGATCCGCGAAATCACTTCCTGGCCGATGTAGCAGCCCTTCGCATAGGAAATGTCCGTGCGATCCAATCCTGCTTCCGGTGGCAGCATACCAGCTTCGAGCTCTTTCCCCCACGCCGGGATTCCGGCCGCGATACGCGCGGCCTCCGTTTCATCGGAGGACCATGCGGGAAGATTCTCCGCCGGATGCGATTCTCCGCACGGAATCCAAACATCCCAACCCGGAACACTGATGCGGTTGATCGCAACCGCATATGCATTCCCTTCGCAGACGGGAGCTTCGCCACCCGTCACATGAATGCGCTTCCATTCCTCCGAGATGTCCACGATCTCCGCATCATCCGCGATCAGATAGCGATCCAACCGCATGAGCAATCCATCCGCACCTTCGTGATCGCAGGAAACCCGCAGCACGCCACCGGGACGACCGTGGATCGCAACGCGGAATTGCAGCTTCCCCTTCGCGTCCGTGACACAGGCATGCAGCGACTTCGTGGCATCGCCCGCGAGTCGCACATCCTGCGTAACCTGCCCGTTCAGATAGCGCGATCCATCCGGCCCGCGGACTTCCA belongs to Luteolibacter ambystomatis and includes:
- a CDS encoding HupE/UreJ family protein, with amino-acid sequence MQSVSRKDRHEPRPSLPRRTAVSTALLLLALACPAHAHAAHGEAAGFTTGFGHPWSGWDHILAMIAVGLWGAQLRKPAVWVLPVAFPLVMAFGGFLGLIGTPLPGTEIGIALSAILLGAAVAFEARPPLWVAALLVGIFGLFHGHAHGTELPEGQNGLLYSLGFVIATGCLHGVGITIGLIHKWKGGQIALRASGVAIALAGFWFAKEALA
- a CDS encoding HupE/UreJ family protein, with the protein product MKRPSLIPVIAASLLGTGAANAHVITTGLGPLYDGATHLALSPEDCVPLVALGLFAGLRGPDAARRAFFVIPAAWLAGGWLGLSGGMAPAFPIAAASFLVLGLLIATDCKMKPAWVAALAGLISATHAWLDGVAVRAEGGEHLGTLGGAITATVFFLLSAGLVLALKPGWTRIVVRVLGSWIAATGLLMAGWWIHTSKPRPPKPPQGAARASIFWRASAALSACPALSAAAASPFSETRSAGKALRAPS
- the proC gene encoding pyrroline-5-carboxylate reductase; translation: MKLGVIGCGKMGTALVQGAVKAGAVTAEDIRGCDPVAAALEAFTAATGAQTAADAAEIGATCDTILLATKPHDVAAALKLAAKGADGQPRLVISIAAGLTLTTLQDSAPENFRIIRTMPNTPAMVGQGATAFCRGANTTAEDAALAMQLLSSVGHTIEVPERLINAVTGVSGSGPAYIYLIIEALADGGVKAGLGRADAIKLAAQTVLGAAAMVMETGLHPAVLKDMVTSPGGTTIAALAEMENHGVRAAMIAAVDAAVRRADELGGS
- a CDS encoding tetratricopeptide repeat protein translates to MSPRSLIALAGTAALLVSCGNKNEGPPLASHAPKSNSESEGIYWQAKKADDAGDREKAIKLYDEAADRSVYAQNSAQARFRQAQLLEQKGDLVNAFKAYQQFVVGYQGSGLYTKALERQVVIADSAANGVIKTSFLGLKSGLSREKVVEMLEEVRNNAPKSAVAAHAQLSLGQLYEKQKKDKEAIEAYKKVVSDYQDRSEAAEAQFRVARVYINQAERGNQNQATINLAREALQDYLNQYPNHHRAGEARRLMADLGGRSVQRSFDVAEFYLKTKEYESAKVYYREVVKRAGGNPLGQKAKSRLAELGEH
- the lptE gene encoding LPS assembly lipoprotein LptE, with amino-acid sequence MMRALAVLAAAALTSCAGYQLGGVKPASLARIKTIQVPMFKNDTQHPRAEAIATSAVASALAQDGTYKIATLDKADAILEGRIRRIDYIQIRGERLDTLRPLELQTTVTFAWSLKDAKDPSKVLATGSAVGTSQFFVDANLQTSRNNALPDAMERAADSLVSRIANGY
- the rsmI gene encoding 16S rRNA (cytidine(1402)-2'-O)-methyltransferase; translation: MDSSDNASSPTAQPAAGGRVIFVPTPIGNRDDLTLRALEVLKNCDRIACEDTRHSAPLLQHHGIAFKPLVSLHEHNEIRRIPELIAAAQAGETIAVVTDAGMPGVSDPGYRFVHACIEGGVPFEVLPGPSAVLTALIGSGMPCHAFRFGGFLPVKSGRRRQALEEALASGETAIFFESPHRLTGTLELLASFSPDATVCVARELTKKFETYHRGTAAELSAHFANHPPKGEIVFLLHAPA